CGGGTCGCTCGCGCTGCGGTCGCGCGCGTTCGAGGTACTCGACGAAGGGGATAAGTCTGCCTTCCTGAACGATCATGGATTGCCTCCTTGTTCTCTGGGTTGCCGGTCGGCTATTGAGGACTCACCCGACAACCGGGGCAGTGGATGCGTGTGTGGCCGCCGGGGCAGTTTCTCCCGCAACATCGCCTGCGCCCAGCAACTGGAAAATGCCTTGTACGCAGATCTCCGCGTCGAGGGTCAGGCGTGATTTCCTGCCCGGGCGCGGCAGCTCCTGGGTGTAGTAGTGAGGCCCTTCTACCGGATAGCCGATGGCCCACAATCGTGGGTTCACGTTCCCCTCTTGCCCGATAACATTGTTGGACGGGCTGATATCGATTCCGCCTGGGTGGTACGGTCCGTTGCGGTAGCTGCGTATGAGTCCCCGTGAAACGAGATTCGCAACCAGTTCAGACTGATCCCGTTCGGGGCTGAATACGTCGATGCGCGAAATCACCAGAACGTCCGCGTAGCGCCGTTCCGTCTGCGTGCCGAACGCGGTTTCGATTGCGAACTGTGCACGATCCCGCTGGGGAAAGACGGCGGCGCCGGGACCGCCGGCAATCTCGATCACACCCTGATCGAGCAGCGTCAGCAGCTCAAGGTTTCTGTGCCTGGGCGGCCCGAAGACGATGCGGTTGAGCGTGTTCACGAACTGCCCGCTGAACACCTTGTCCGAGTCGGGGGTGAAACCACGATATTCAGCCGCTCGTCTGAATTGCTCGCGTACGTCACGCAGGACATCGGTTGCCGCTTTGAGCGGGCTTTTTACATTACCCTTTTCGACCTCGGCGAGATCGTCGAGGAGAAACTGCCGAAAGAAGCGGCGGAAATCAGCCAGATCGGAGAAGGTGCGGGCGCCGATCGGATCGAGGATCGCCTGGATGGCGGCCCGCGCGGCATCGTCGAACACGAACTGCTCGGGAGGAGGCGCCGAGCCGGATAAGGCAACATGCCTTGCATAGGCCATATCGGCCATCACCAGCGGCATGACCTCGTTGACAAAGTCGATCTGGGTATTGCCGCGCAACGCCAGCGCGCGCTCACGGAGCGCCGCTATCGCGCTGACGGTGAAGAAGTGCGGGATATAGCGTCCGGCCGCACCCTTCTGATTCACAGCCCGGGCGGAAAACGGCAGGCCGCTGCGGGAGAACAGCAGGATGGCAGGTTCCCGCCCAGACCGTTCGTAGTGCGACTTTCCTGCACGCCGGACGAATCGGCCGCCCCTGCCGACAGTAAGGTGCGAGATGACGTCGTGTGCGGTGAGGCCAATCCCCTGTATCGCAACGGTTGCGTCCGGTGAGATCCGTCCAAGCTGCTCGACGGGATAAGCTCCTGGAAAGAAATCGAGCTTGTCGTTCGAGCTGGCGTACGCCCGTACGAACTCGGCGTGGTCTGCGTCCGTCCCGTCGTACTTGCGTTTTCCATGTCCCGTCGTGAGGATGAGGTAGTCGGTGTGGAATGTTGCGCCACCATCGACATGGACGCTGAAACCGCCTTCGGTTGCGGCGGTGACGTCTCGCGCAGCACGCCGGTGATGATGCACCGAGACGTTGCGAGGAAGCGTTTTCACCACGAGATCGAAGGCAGCGGAGAAGTACCTGCCGAGCAGATAGCGCGGAAGGTAGTGCTGTTCGCCGATCTCTTCGCCATGCGACGACCCGGTGGGATAGAACGCCCCGTCGAAATGCCGGTATCCGGCCTGGCGCGCCCAGTCGATGAAGGACGGTGCGTTGGCGCCTCCCGCGACGCTGTCGGGCGGGAAGATGGTGACCTGGTTAGCCAGCGTGTTGGTGAGCAGATGCGGCGGCTGGGTGTCATAGTGCGTGCCCTGGCCGCATTCGCCCGGATCGACTAGCTCGACACGGATCGCGTCGCGCCAGCCGAGGATGTGCACGAAATGGGCGACACGCTCGAGGACGCTGAGGCCACGTGGACCCATGCCGATAATGGTGAGTGTGATGGGCTTCATTGCACGGCTTCCGGCGATGTCTCTACTGCCGGCTTCAAGTCGGCGCCGAGGGGCGATTCCCGGTTCAGCGGCAGTTCGTGAAGCAGCGCGATATCGCGATCGTCAGGCAAGGTGGGAAAGCGGCTCAGCACGGCGGGATCGTGCCCGGGAATGACGTGGTCGGGCCCATCGGCGAGGGCGTCGATGCGCGCGTACCCTTCGAGCATCAGGGCCACATTGGCGACGAGTGGAAAGGGCTTGCGTTCGCGGATGTTGGACCAGTAGTGCGCACCGTCGCTCGCCAGAACGACCTGACCGCGCTTTGTGTTGACGCGAACCACCTGCTGTCCCAACGTATGACCGCCGATCAGATGCAGCGTCACGCCCGGAAGCAGTTCGGCGTCGCCATCGTGAAACACGATGCGTCCTTCGTACAGGTGCCGCACCGCGGACAGCACATCCTCCACCTCGAACGGGCGTCGCAGCAGATCGTGGCACATGCACCGCCCGGTGCAGTATTCCATCTCACTGTCCTGCAAATGAAACACTGCGCGCGGAAACTGACCGAGATTACCCGCGTGGTCATAGTGCATGTGCGTGATCACAACGTCACGCACCGACGACGCGTCAATGCCTATCTTTGCCAGCGCGGCCACGGGCGTTCGCAGGAACGTGCGCTTGCGCTTGACCGCCATGTCCTCGGCGAAGCCGGTATCGACCACGATCACGCGTTCTCCTGCGCGGATAGCCCAGATGAAATAGTCCTGCGGCATAGGAGCATCGTGTCCGTCGTAGAAGAGATAGTTCTCCCTGGCAGTGCGGTCGTGCTGAACCGCGTAGCGCAGCGCAAAGACCTCATAGTTCGGCGTAGGCTCGGAAACCATCGGGCATCACCTCCTGTCGGGTGCGTCGTTCGGGACGCCTCCTTGTGGCATTGAAAAGAAAGCCGCTGCAGCACGGGGTGCTCCGCTCGCGCAGCGGCGCAGCAGAAAAATTAGTGTTTCCTGAACACGTACAGATAGAGGCTGCTCGAGACCTTGAGCGAGCCGGTTCGCGCGAGGTGCGCCTCGACGACATCGCGGACGGCATTACGCAAGGAATCGTCGCCGAGCCGCAGGGCGACATTCCGGTACCGCATCGTATGGGTGTAGAAGTTGAGCAGGGCGTCGATGTCGGGGAAGTCCATGGTTCCGTCGAACCAGGGTTTGCGGATCAATTCGAGCTTGCTGGGCGCATGGAGCAGGATGTTCGCATCGCAAAAGCGATTGGTGCCCGGTGCGGTAAGAGCGGCATGGTCGTGCGCAAAGCCGAGTTTCAGGAGCGCATGATCCTGAAAGCGGTTGAGTTCGCTCATCCAGTCGAAGTCGGGCGTGAGCAACGCAATGTGGCCGCCGGACTTTAGCAGGCGGGCAAGCTTGTCGAATGCGCCCTTGATATCGGGGACATGGAACAGCACCAGGTTCGCCAGGATCAGGTCGAAGCTGCCGTCATCGAACGGCGCGTCTTCAATGGACGTCTGCAGGAACCGATGTTTTCCCGGCACGGGGTCGATTCGCTCGCGCGCTGCTTCAACCATGGCGTCGGCGATGTCGATGGCAGTCACGTCAAGCGGACGGGAACGGGCAAGCGCATAACTGAACCTGCCGAGACCGCATCCGGCATCCAGCACGTTGCTGAATTTCAGGTCCTTTAGCTGGTCCACATACCACTCAGAGATGGATCGACTCGCCAGCGACTCCCAGGCGTCCGACCGGACCTTGAAGTCTTCCGTCGTGGCGTAACTATGCTGCACCAGATGCTGCCGGTCGAAGTAAACGCTCATGTCCATAATCGATGCTCCTCGTTTAACAACCCGAACGGGTTTGGGTGAATGTAAACAACTTCGACGATTTCGAAACAGGTATACAGATTCGTATACCTGAATATAAATAACCAATGAATGCGCGATGATTTTTTAAGGACGTGTTGCTTGCGAAAGCAAGGCTAAGTACAGCACATATATCCAGGTTTTCAAGGCGTTTTTAAACTTGACATCGATATATCCTGACCTAGAGTAGACGGGCTGGTATATGCGTGGCTGTGAAAGAGAACGATCAATGCGAGTAAATCACGATCTGGTATATCTAAATATTTTTTAGGAGTACATCATGAGTGGCAGGTCTAGTTCAGCAGCATTATTCGCACGCGGCAGGAACAGCATCCCGGACGGTGTCAATTCACCGCTGCGTTCGTTTCAGCTGGTTGGGGGCGATCCGCTCGCGGCACGTGAGGCCCGAGGCTCGCGCGTGATCGACGTTGACGGGAAAGAGTACGTCGACTTCCTCAACGGCTTCGGCGCGCTGATCCTGGGTCATGCGCATCCGGAAGTGGCGGACGCAATCGGACAGCAAGCGAAGCGCGGCACGTCATACGGGTTGTCGACCGAAGCAGAGTATGAACTGGCCGAGCGGATCGTCGCCAGCACGTCCGCTATCGAAGCGATTCGCTTCGTGTGCAGCGGCACGGAGGCGGTCATGACCGCCACACGCATTGCGCGTAGTCATACGGGACGGAACCTCATTCTCAAGTTTCGCGGCTCGTATCACGGTCACTCGGATGCGCTGCTTGCCAGTCCGCTGAATCTTCAACAGGGCGAGTCGAGTTTGAAAAGCGTCAGCCGGGGTATTACGCATAATGCGAACCGGGACGTCCTGCTTGCGGAATATAACGATGAAGAGGAAGTGGCGAAGATATTCAGCGAGCATGGAGATTCCATTGCAGCAGTGCTGGTCGAGCCGCATTCGACCAACATGGGCTTCGTGAAATCGCGCCCGGGCTTTATCAAATCCTTGCGGGATATTACGCATCAGTACGGCGCGCTACTGATCTTCGACGAGGTGGTATCCGGGTTCCGCTTTAATTTCGGTGGCGTCAGCAACCTGTTTGGCATCGATCCGGATCTGACCACATTTGGAAAGATCATAGGAGGTGGGACGCCCGTGGGGGCATTCGCCGGCAAGGCCCTCTACCTCTCCCAGGTGGCTGCCGGCGGCGGGGTCTTTCAATCGGGCACGTTTGCGGGCAATCCCCTGACGACGGCAGCCGGAATCGCCACGCTGAAGGTGCTTTCCCGTCCGGGCTTCTACGACCAGCTCGAAGCAAAGGGCGCGTGGGTCGAGCAGCAACTGACCAGCGGATTCGCCGGGCATCGGATTCCGTTCCGGGTTAGCCGGGTTGGGTCGGTGCTTGGCATCGCGTTCAGGGATAGTAGCGAGCCACTGAAAGACTACCGCGACGTAAAAACTCAGGACTACGAGACTTTCACGCGATTCCATCGGCGCTTGCGCGACGCTGGCTTCCTGCTTGCGCCGTCGCTTGAAGAGCCGATCTTCCTGTCTGCCGCGCATACGGATGCCGATCTGCGAGCGTTTACCGAGGCCACTGTGGACGCATTGCGCGAACTTTATAGCGCCGTCGCGGGATAGGGCAACGTCCCACCCGATGATTTCTGTCTAAACATCTTACGAGGAATGACATGGACGCTGATATTCAGCTTGAGGACGCGCGACTGGAGGAAGCGGTAACTCGCTGGTACGCCAACGCCACGGTGCGCAACAGTCCCCGCATCTTTGTACCCGCCAACATCGCAAGCGAAAACATCTTCCCGAAGTCGCGCCAGCTATTGGCCGGCCACCAGATCGTGACGTCGCTGGGTGGCGATGCAGTTGCTTACGTGCTCGCGCAGTCGACGTACAAATATATGTATGAAATCGGCCTGCTCGAGACGAGGTTCGTGATCGACTGCTCGTTGAAGATCGTGAATGGCGAGATCATCGCGGGCGTGACGGAAGAAGACCGGCGCGAGGCCATTACCATCGTCATCGACGAGGGTTACCACGCCTATGTGGCGCTCGACTTCATTATTCAGCTCAAGAAGAATTCGAGGATCGAGCCGCTATCCGTTCCGCAGACCAATGGCAATCTGGATGCGGTGCACCGCGGATACGCGAGCTTGCCGGCAGCGCTGCACGCCCCTTATCAGCTGCTTGCCACCTGCCTCGCGGAGCACACGTTGACCAAGGACCTGCTGAGCATCGGCCGGGAAAAGGAAGCCACCCGTACTTTCACGCAGGTCATGACCGATCACGTCTCGGACGAAGGCCGGCACGCCAACTACTTCGCGCGTCTGGTACGTGAGCACTGGGCGACGTTGGGCAAGGCGACCCGCGAGCGGATCGGCGTGTTCCTGCCGGGATATCTCGACGACTATCTCGCGGCCGATTTCGAGCGTCGATTCGATCGCGCGGTGCTGTCGCAGCTTCAGCTCTCGGCCAGCGAAATCGACACCGTGCTGCAGGAGACCAACGAGCGGTACGCAGCAAGCGCAACGGACTATATCAAGGTGACCCGCAGCAATCTCGTGAAACTCCTGGAGCGCACTGGTGTGCTTGACGAGGCGGCAGTCAGGCATGCCTTCGTCGACCACGGCCTGCTGACGGCCTAAGGGACCTCGGCGCCCCTGTCCTTGCGACGGACGGCCACACCGCGCTTGAGCGGTCTGGCCGGCGCCCCGCGCATGCAACAAAGACAGCGTTCTTCTGGGAGCACACATGCTGCTGAATCAGATACTTCGTCACTCGCTTGAACAGCCGGATCAGCTCGCCGTATACGATGGAAATCGAGGGCTGACATACGCCGAACTCGAGAGGGTGAGCGCATGGATCGCAGAGCAGATCCATGCGATGCCCGTCACGCGCGGAGCGCTGGTGGCGGTCTACCAGGACCGGGGGGCCCTGATGGTCGCCAGCATCGTCGGAATCTGGCGAAGCGGCGGCGCGTACACGGTTGTTGAAGCCGAGGGTATTGCAGAGGAGCACTACCATCGGCTAGGGGTGATCGGACCGGACGTGGTGCTGACGACCGAGGAGCATGCCACGGCCCTGGTCGAGCGTGGCTTCCGGGTCTGCATTGTTGACCGGAACGAAGCGGCGCGTGCCGGCGTGGCCGCATCGAGCGGTGCGCTAGCTGTCCCGCAGCGGACCGGTGGCGGCGTTCCCGACACGGCCGATCTTGCGTACGTGCTATTCACGTCCGGCTCGACGGGGGTGCCAAAAGGTGTGATGGTCACGCACGGAAATATTGCCCACTATGTCCGCGCGCTGATCGAACGGCTGGACGTGCGCTCCGGGTTGACCTATGCCCACGTCAGTACGATGTCGGCGGATCTCGGGAACACCAGTCTGTTCCTGTCGCTATGGACCGGCGGCACCTTGCATGTGATCGACGACAGTCGTCGAAAGGATCCGTCGGCCTTGCTTGCGTATCTGCAGGACCAGCGGATCAAGGTGCTGAAGATCACGCCGTCGCACTGGGAGGCGATTTTCTCGTTGCTGGGTTCGGCCGGGGCGCCGCAGTTCGCACTCAAGTATCTGATTCTTGGTGGCGAGGCACTCTCGGTGAAGCTGGCGCGAGCGGTGCTCGATGCGGGGATTACTGAGCGGCTGGTCAACCACTACGGACCGACTGAGACCACTGTGGGCATTACGGCCTATCCCATCCCGGATGGCGACCCGTCGGCACTGCCGGCCACAGGGACCGCGCCGATCGGCCTGCCGCTCGGTGAAACGAAGCTGATCGTGCAGACGTCCGACGGCTCATTTGTGGACACCGGCGCACAGGGCGAACTCTATGTCGGAGGTCCTTCCGTTTCAGCGGGCTATCGCAACAACGCGCAAGCCAATGAGAAAGCGTTCGTCGCCGGCCCAGGCGGTCACGGGCGCTTCTATCGAACAGGAGACATCGTCCGCATCGATGAGCGCGGCGTTGTTCACTTTCTTGGGCGGGTGGACCGTCAGGTGAAGGTGAACGGTTACCGGATCGAGCTCGAGCAAATCGAACGGGCGCTGAAGTCGCTCGACGGATGCGAGGGTGCGGCCGCGTTCCTGATCGATGTGCGCGAGCGCCCCTCGATCGCGGCCGCCGTGCTGGCGCGTGGGCAGGTAACAGGCGAGGAATGGAAGACGCAACTCGGCGGGATACTGCCCGCTTATATGATTCCCCGCGAGTTGCAGGTCTTTTCGGATTTTCCACTGACGCCGAATGGGAAGACCGATCTTGCGCGTTTGAGAGCACTGC
Above is a genomic segment from Paraburkholderia phenazinium containing:
- a CDS encoding FAD/NAD(P)-binding protein, whose amino-acid sequence is MKPITLTIIGMGPRGLSVLERVAHFVHILGWRDAIRVELVDPGECGQGTHYDTQPPHLLTNTLANQVTIFPPDSVAGGANAPSFIDWARQAGYRHFDGAFYPTGSSHGEEIGEQHYLPRYLLGRYFSAAFDLVVKTLPRNVSVHHHRRAARDVTAATEGGFSVHVDGGATFHTDYLILTTGHGKRKYDGTDADHAEFVRAYASSNDKLDFFPGAYPVEQLGRISPDATVAIQGIGLTAHDVISHLTVGRGGRFVRRAGKSHYERSGREPAILLFSRSGLPFSARAVNQKGAAGRYIPHFFTVSAIAALRERALALRGNTQIDFVNEVMPLVMADMAYARHVALSGSAPPPEQFVFDDAARAAIQAILDPIGARTFSDLADFRRFFRQFLLDDLAEVEKGNVKSPLKAATDVLRDVREQFRRAAEYRGFTPDSDKVFSGQFVNTLNRIVFGPPRHRNLELLTLLDQGVIEIAGGPGAAVFPQRDRAQFAIETAFGTQTERRYADVLVISRIDVFSPERDQSELVANLVSRGLIRSYRNGPYHPGGIDISPSNNVIGQEGNVNPRLWAIGYPVEGPHYYTQELPRPGRKSRLTLDAEICVQGIFQLLGAGDVAGETAPAATHASTAPVVG
- a CDS encoding diiron oxygenase, which produces MDADIQLEDARLEEAVTRWYANATVRNSPRIFVPANIASENIFPKSRQLLAGHQIVTSLGGDAVAYVLAQSTYKYMYEIGLLETRFVIDCSLKIVNGEIIAGVTEEDRREAITIVIDEGYHAYVALDFIIQLKKNSRIEPLSVPQTNGNLDAVHRGYASLPAALHAPYQLLATCLAEHTLTKDLLSIGREKEATRTFTQVMTDHVSDEGRHANYFARLVREHWATLGKATRERIGVFLPGYLDDYLAADFERRFDRAVLSQLQLSASEIDTVLQETNERYAASATDYIKVTRSNLVKLLERTGVLDEAAVRHAFVDHGLLTA
- a CDS encoding aspartate aminotransferase family protein, with the protein product MSGRSSSAALFARGRNSIPDGVNSPLRSFQLVGGDPLAAREARGSRVIDVDGKEYVDFLNGFGALILGHAHPEVADAIGQQAKRGTSYGLSTEAEYELAERIVASTSAIEAIRFVCSGTEAVMTATRIARSHTGRNLILKFRGSYHGHSDALLASPLNLQQGESSLKSVSRGITHNANRDVLLAEYNDEEEVAKIFSEHGDSIAAVLVEPHSTNMGFVKSRPGFIKSLRDITHQYGALLIFDEVVSGFRFNFGGVSNLFGIDPDLTTFGKIIGGGTPVGAFAGKALYLSQVAAGGGVFQSGTFAGNPLTTAAGIATLKVLSRPGFYDQLEAKGAWVEQQLTSGFAGHRIPFRVSRVGSVLGIAFRDSSEPLKDYRDVKTQDYETFTRFHRRLRDAGFLLAPSLEEPIFLSAAHTDADLRAFTEATVDALRELYSAVAG
- a CDS encoding N-acyl homoserine lactonase family protein, whose protein sequence is MVSEPTPNYEVFALRYAVQHDRTARENYLFYDGHDAPMPQDYFIWAIRAGERVIVVDTGFAEDMAVKRKRTFLRTPVAALAKIGIDASSVRDVVITHMHYDHAGNLGQFPRAVFHLQDSEMEYCTGRCMCHDLLRRPFEVEDVLSAVRHLYEGRIVFHDGDAELLPGVTLHLIGGHTLGQQVVRVNTKRGQVVLASDGAHYWSNIRERKPFPLVANVALMLEGYARIDALADGPDHVIPGHDPAVLSRFPTLPDDRDIALLHELPLNRESPLGADLKPAVETSPEAVQ
- a CDS encoding class I SAM-dependent methyltransferase; its protein translation is MDMSVYFDRQHLVQHSYATTEDFKVRSDAWESLASRSISEWYVDQLKDLKFSNVLDAGCGLGRFSYALARSRPLDVTAIDIADAMVEAARERIDPVPGKHRFLQTSIEDAPFDDGSFDLILANLVLFHVPDIKGAFDKLARLLKSGGHIALLTPDFDWMSELNRFQDHALLKLGFAHDHAALTAPGTNRFCDANILLHAPSKLELIRKPWFDGTMDFPDIDALLNFYTHTMRYRNVALRLGDDSLRNAVRDVVEAHLARTGSLKVSSSLYLYVFRKH